A stretch of the Solanum dulcamara chromosome 6, daSolDulc1.2, whole genome shotgun sequence genome encodes the following:
- the LOC129893241 gene encoding interactor of constitutive active ROPs 1-like has translation MPRSRGSEMPQRQSPRGPSQLRTSSSESDPLHHRPVTDRSPKLGDRRSPRGAQSDPLNQRKLGTRIADLESQLGQAQDELKSLKGQLASAEAAKKAAQEQLDKKTKKPTVAESDRIQENNNNDNKNNPTHEIADDDEMKETDVFEVPVEKLTVEPPPNVEISHPSAEDDLKSSSLSHAEPEKPSFEELNLKDEEISSLKSKLEEKEKEVQVFCQENESLKKELNEKIQEISSAKSNKDETNLKLNQLTQELETSKNDGVHLKEKLEATEKAKEALENEMKKLRVQTEQWRKAADAAAAVLAGGGVEMNGRRLPERCGSMDKHYGNVFEPGVGGYGSYMGSPGLVDDSDDVFGHGKRKGSGIKMFGDLWKKKGHK, from the exons ATGCCACGATCAAG GGGATCAGAAATGCCTCAAAGGCAATCTCCTCGAGGCCCTTCACAACTTAGAACATCAAGCTCTGAGTCTGATCCTCTACACCATCGGCCAGTGACTGACCGGAGTCCTAAATTAGGTGATCGTCGCTCTCCACGAGGTGCTCAATCTGATCCACTGAATCAAAGGAAACTAGGAACAAGAATTGCAGATTTGGAATCCCAACTTGGCCAAGCACAGGATGAACTCAAATCCCTTAAAGGACAGTTAGCTTCAGCTGAGGCTGCAAAAAAAGCAGCTCAAGAACAGCTTGACAAGAAAACCAAGAAGCCAACTGTTGCTGAATCTGACCGAATCcaagaaaacaacaacaacgacaacaaaaACAACCCGACTCATGAAATTGCAGATGACGATGAAATGAAAGAAACGGATGTGTTTGAAGTTCCAGTTGAGAAGTTAACTGTGGAGCCTCCTCCAAATGTTGAAATTAGCCACCCCTCTGCTGAAGATGACTTGAAaagttcaagtctttcacatgCTGAACCAGAGAAACCATCGTTTGAAGAGCTTAACTTGAAGGATGAAGAAATAAGCTCATTGAAATCCAAGTTGgaggagaaagaaaaagaggttCAGGTTTTTTGCCAAGAAAACGAGAGCCTGAAAAAGGAGCTGAATGAAAAGATTCAAGAGATATCATCTGCTAAGTCCAATAAAGACGAAACGAACCTCAAGCTAAACCAACTAACACAAGAGCTGGAAACAAGCAAGAATGATGGAGTTCATTTAAAGGAGAAACTTGAAGCCACTGAAAAGGCAAAAGAGGCATTAGAAAATGAGATGAAGAAACTTAGAGTCCAAACAGAACAATGGAGGAAAGCAGCAGATGCTGCTGCAGCAGTATTAGCAGGAGGAGGCGTGGAGATGAACGGGAGAAGGCTACCGGAGAGGTGTGGATCAATGGATAAGCACTATGGTAATGTATTTGAACCAGGTGTTGGTGGATATGGCAGTTACATGGGTTCACCAGGCTTGGTTGATGATTCTGATGATGTTTTTGGACATGGAAAAAGAAAAGGTTCTGGTATTAAGATGTTTGGTGACCTCTGGAAAAAGAAAGGCCACAAATAA